The DNA sequence TCAATACCTAACTTTTCTTGTTCTGGTGTGGCGAAGGCGGGGATGCCGTTAACCTCTAGCACCACGTACTCTTCGGCATCAAGATCATAGAGTAGATCTACGCCGGCCACTTCCAAGCCGGTTACTTTGGCCGCTTGTATTGCCAGTTCTATCACATCATCTGATGGGTGGCGTGTAATCACACTGCCGCCGCTGGTGATGTTTGTTTTCCAGCTGTCGGTAGGGGCTTTTCTGCCATAGCAACCGATATACTGACCATCGACAATGTCTACTCGATAGTCAGATTTATCATAATTAATGTACTTCTCTAGATAGAAATGCGGAACATCTAAACGATTTAAGAAGGGGACTAATACGTCTAAAGAGCGCTCATCTTCTATTTTTACAATGCCAGTGCCACCCCAACCGTCAGTAGGTTTGTAGACAACTCGGCCGTCCCATTCTCTTACTGTTTCACGTAAACCTGAAATATCATCTCGGTTAAACAGTCGATAATCGGGGCTGCGGATCCCCGCCTGGTTAAGTGCATAAGCGGTTAGAAACTTGTCCTCACAAAGTGAGAAGGCTTCATAGTTATTAATCGTTGGCACTAGCTTGTTTATCGCTTGGTATAAGTACAATTGATAAGGTGTTTGTTCACCAGCATTATAAGAAAAAAATAAATCGAGCTGTTCCATGGCTATGCCGTTACAAATGATCTCTCCATTTTTTGCTGATGCGTGGGCTAAATCTAAGCCGGTAATGACACTAATGCCTCGTTTGGCTAGCTTGCTAATTATTTGGTTTTGAATATCTTCGCCGCCACTATTTTGGTACATCCACATCCCTATAGTAGGGCCACTATTAGCTATTAGCGTTCTATTCATACACACCCCTTAAGACCAAAATATTTCGTAGTTACAAGGCTTAACCCCTTTTAAACCTTGTATCTAAAACAGCAATATTAGTGCCATCAGATGTCGTTAGTATTTCACTGGTTCACTTTTTGCACCGCCACTGTGTTGTTCGGTGGCAATAATCACTTGCAGCATAATGTGTTTGTAGGGAGTGGAACTCGCTGCTGTGCTACCTCATAAGGGGTATTGACTAAGTTTGAAAGCATTGAATAGAGATAAGGGTTACTGCGCTATGGTTAACTTTACCCAGCTAAAAAGCATCATTGATTTAAACTCATATACCAAAAATAAACAGGGTGTGGACCAAAATGGTGCAATGTTCCGTTCTTGGATGGAGCAGTTAGGCTACTGCACCGAAGTATTTGTCCGGGAAAATATTGGTAATCA is a window from the Agarivorans sp. TSD2052 genome containing:
- a CDS encoding ATP-grasp domain-containing protein; translated protein: MNRTLIANSGPTIGMWMYQNSGGEDIQNQIISKLAKRGISVITGLDLAHASAKNGEIICNGIAMEQLDLFFSYNAGEQTPYQLYLYQAINKLVPTINNYEAFSLCEDKFLTAYALNQAGIRSPDYRLFNRDDISGLRETVREWDGRVVYKPTDGWGGTGIVKIEDERSLDVLVPFLNRLDVPHFYLEKYINYDKSDYRVDIVDGQYIGCYGRKAPTDSWKTNITSGGSVITRHPSDDVIELAIQAAKVTGLEVAGVDLLYDLDAEEYVVLEVNGIPAFATPEQEKLGIDFNPKKINAIVELIERTVFTKAQPLPLLDRIEDSIYEQQQTA